The genomic segment TAATGCGCTTGTTGCATTACCAAGTGCAAGCAGTTCGACTGCAACACAGCCACAAGCGAGCCGACAGCTCAGCACAGCCATTGCGCAGGCTGAGAAAGAAATGCAAGATATGGGAGATGAGTATGTCTCCACAGAGCATCTGCTAATTGCATTAGCAGTTGGACCATCGCAGGTTGCCGATTTGCTCAAGAGGCATGGATTAACCCCGAAGGCATTGCGCGAAGCAGTTCCTGGAGTTCGAGGTGGGGCTAAAGTGACCAGTGCTGATGCCGAGGGCACATATAAGTCCTTGGAGAAATATTCAACAGATCTTACCGCTCAAGCCAAGGACGGCAAACTTGATCCAGTTATTGGAAGAGACCAAGAGATACGTCGAGTAATTCAAATTCTCAGCAGACGCACGAAAAATAATCCGGTACTTATTGGTGAGCCTGGTGTTGGTAAAACCGCAGTAGTCGAAGGGCTCGCAGAGCGTATTGTTGCAGGCGATGTTCCTGTTGGGTTGCAAGGCAAGCGGTTGATTTCACTTGATATGGCATCTATGGTCGCAGGCAGCAAATATCGCGGCGAGTTTGAAGAACGACTTAAGGCAGTGCTGGACGAAATTAAAAGCGCTGACGGGCAGATTATTACCTTCATCGATGAGTTGCACACGATTGTTGGCGCAGGCTCCGCTGAAGGATCGATGGACGCGGGTAATATGCTCAAGCCCATGCTTGCCCGTGGCGAATTAAGGTTGATCGGCGCCACTACGCTTGATGAGTACCGAGAAAATATTGAGAAGGATCCTGCGCTGGAACGTCGTTTTCAGCAGGTCTTCGTTGGTGAACCCTCTGTTGAGGACACAGTAGCCATCTTGCGTGGACTCAAGCAGCGCTATGAGGCTCACCATAAGGTAACTATCGGAGACGATGCGTTGGTAGCTGCAGCAACACTGTCAAATCGCTATATCAGTGGGCGTCAGCTTCCTGATAAAGCCATTGATTTAGTTGATGAGGCAGCGGCACATCTGCGGATGGAACTCGATTCTCAGCCAGAGGAAATTGACGAGTTGCAACGCAAGGTTACACGTTTTGAGATGGAGGAAATGCAGCTTAAAAAGGCCGAAGACCCTTCGTCGAGAGCACGTTTGGAGAAATTGCAGGCTGATCTTGCTGATACCCGTGAGAGACTCAGTGGTCTTAAAGCTCGTTGGGATGAAGAAAAAGCTGGTCATAACAAGGTCGGTGATTTGCGTGCACAGCTCGACTCACTGCGAGTAGATGCGGATAAAGCCACTCGTGAAGGTGACCTAGAGAAGGCATCTAGGATTCTTTACGGAGAAATTCCAACCATTCAAAAAGAGTTGGCTATAGCTGAAGAGGATGCTGACGCTCAGGAAAGTCAAACAGGACAGGCCCCAGATGGCGCTGATATCGCTGGTGGCTCCGCAAAAGAGCCAATGGTTCCTGATCATGTTGATGCTGATTCGGTAGCCGAGATTGTTGCTGATTGGACTGGCATCCCTGTTGGCAGACTTATGCAGGGCGAGAACGAGAAACTGCTGCACATGGAGGATTTCCTTGCAAAGCGTGTTATTGGTCAGCGCCAGGCGATTGCTGCGGTCTCTGATGCAGTCCGCCGTTCCAGAGCAGGCATTTCCGATCCTGATCGTCCTACAGGTTCTTTCATATTCTTAGGACCAACAGGTGTTGGTAAAACGGAGTTAGCAAAAGCGCTCGCAGACTTTCTCTTTGACGATGAGAAAGCTATGGTTCGCATTGATATGAGCGAGTACATGGAGAAAGCATCTGTTTCTCGTCTGATTGGTGCAGCGCCTGGATACATAGGCTATGAAGAAGGAGGACAACTGACTGAAGCGGTTCGTCGTCGTCCATATTCCGTAGTGCTATTTGATGAAGTTGAAAAAGCCAATTCGGAAGTTTTTGATGTATTGCTTCAGGTGCTTGACGATGGGCGCTTAACCGATGGTCAGGGTAGAACAGTTGATTTCAGAAACACAATTCTGATTATGACCTCGAATCTTGGTTCACAATTCCTCGTCAACGACGCTTTGGATGCTGAGGCCAAGCATCGCGCAGTAATGGATGCGGTGCATGCACAGTTCAAGCCTGAGTTCATAAATAGACTTGATGAACTGGTGGTCTTTGACCCGCTGACTCGCGATGAGTTGGGAAGTATCGTGGATATTCAAGTGTCGCAGGTAGCAAAGCGGCTGACAGACAGGCGCATCAGTTTGGACGTCACAGATGCGGCCCGTGAGTGGCTTGCTGACGCAGGATATGACCCTGCTTATGGTGCGCGACCTCTGCGCAGATTGGTGCAAACCGAAGTTGGTGACCAATTGGCACGTATGTTGCTAGCAGGGTCAGTCCATGACGGTGATACAGTGCTGGTGGATCAAACAGGTGGAGAGCATTTGGAGCTCACAGTGTGGCCAACGGACACACTGATTGACGATGCTACGATTCACCAGATAGGTGATCGTCCAGAGGCTGAGGGCCATACCCCAGACAGTGAATCTCAGCGTTGATCTTCTTGTGCTATGCGCTAGGTTTTCGGATTTCTCGGATCTAGCGCATAGTGATACGCATCTTCCGCACCACGGTGCTAGCTTGCACTGTGTAAGTTAGCACCGTGTAAGTTAGCACCGTGGTGCGTAACGATGTAAGAGTTCACCGTAAGGATTCACGGTAAAGATTTAAGAGCGTGAGAGTATTCGTGGTTCTCTCGTTGTGGAGTGTGATGTGCCTAAGCCACCAGTGACGCGAATAACTTGGTGACGCAATCTGTGTGCGTTGAGTACGACGCATAGTGAAGATAACGCCATAGCTAAAGCCGCAATAACCGGATTAAGTAGCCAGCCAGTGAAGGGGTAGAGCACTCCAACAGCAATCGGAATCGATGCCAGATTAAAGGCCATGGCCCATATGAAGTTTTCTCTGATGTTTCGCACAGTAATATCGCACAGCTGTATGGCCTTTGGTATGCCACGCAAATCACCGTTAACCACAGTGATATCCGCTGATTGCAACATGCCATCAATCCCTGAACCAATGGCAAAACCTACATCTGCGGCATTAAGCGCTTCGGCGTTTTCAATACCATCGCTGGCAAGCGCCACTAAATGTCCTGGTGTGGATTCTGCGATAAAGCGTTTGACCCAGGCTTCTTTGTCACGCTGATTTACTGCGGCAATGACTTCTTCGATGCCGAGTTCTCGCGCTTGTTCAATGGATGATGCTGTGTCACTACTGCCCAACAGCACCGTACGTACATCGTGAGCGCGTAATGTTTCAACGGCGAGTGCGGCGCTTGCCGTAGTGTTATTCCCTTCGGAGTTGCCAATAACGGCTTGATCGATAAGCAATGTGCGAATATGAGTGCCTTGCTGCAATACTCGTGCTGACGCTAATAGGATGCCGTTTGATGCTCCTAAGTTGACGCTTGCGCTGACAGATAGTGGCGTAACCAGCGCTAGTGCACAAGGGCAAGCAATAATGAGCACATTGATAGTCGTCACTACAGCGTGTGACAGCCGTGGTTGGGGACCAATGACAATCCATATGGCAAAAGTCCATATGGCAATGAGCATAACTATGGGCACAACAAGTTGAGAGATTCTGTCTGTTAGCCGCTGGACAGGAGCTTCATTGTCTTGAGCATGGGTGGCAACATCTACAATGCTGCCAAGAGTGCTTTGGCTACCTACCTTAGTGCAGCGCAATATGATTGTCCCGGTAAGAGCCGTTGTGCCAGCGAAGACTTGGTCGTCGGAAGTTTTATAACGGCCCTCGGCTTCACCGGTGATAATTGATTCGTCAATACGAGCTTCCCCGCTAACAATTCTGCCGTCTGCAGGTAGAGCCTCACCAGCTTTGACAATCACAAGGCTCCCGGTACGAAGCGCGCTGCTGTTAACATCTACGCCCAGGTTGGCGGCGCTAGAGCAGTCAATATCAGTCACATTTGTGGAAGGTAGTACATGGGCAGTTTTGGGAAGTAAACTCGCCAGATGTTGCACGGATGAATCTGAAAGCGCTCGTGACTTGGTTTCCATTAATCGTCCGAGTAGCACCAGAATGATAGTGACTCCGACAGATTCAAAATAGGGTTCGCGCGATCCTTCAGGCATGAGATCGGAAGCGAGGCACACAGCGAGGCTATATATATATGCCGCACTCGTGCCGATAGATATCAATGAATTGATATCTGGACTACGTTGTGCGATGGCATGTAAGCCGATGTGATGAATGGGCCGCCCGCAGTAGAACATTACAGGCGTAATCAGAATTGCCTGTAGCCAGGGGCTTTGTATCCAAGCGGCATGTAACCAACTGTCGTTGTTATCAGTGCCAAAGAACGAGAGAATCCCGAGAATAAAAACGATTACTGTCAGAATTATGCCAACTGCGACCAGTCGTGTAAGTTTTGCCGCTTCATGTGTTCTGTCTCCGTATAGCGCTGCATAGGCCTCATCGCTACTCGGCGAGTTGAAGGACCTACTTTGCTTGCTTGGATCGTTAGGCGCTGGTTGAGATGCCAGGTCGGTGGTCGGAGAGAAAAAATACCAAAGCACAAACCATGTTAAGGCGCCAGCTGCGACGATCGTGGCTCCAAGCATGAAGATATCGAATCCCATCAGTGTCCTCCTTCGACTCTTATCATCTCATTGCCTTCATGGTTCAACACCTTGACAGGTATTTGTACACGGAGACCACGTATTTACTGTGCTCTCTTATGATATTGCTGAGGTCCAGTGATAATGATTCCATAGAACATATGTTCGACAATACCTCTACCCCTCTCGCTATGCTTCTCGTCCTTTTGGCTGTGTTGTTGGCAGCTGGTCTCGGGTATGTGTTTGGCAGATATTCGCTCGCAAAATCATCTCATGCACAAGACTCAGATGGGCACAGTGCGGAAGACTATACAGCCATATCGCAACGCTGCGAGACCTTGAGTCAAGAATTACAGTCAGCAAATGGCAAAGTAGTGCAATATGCCACGCGCTCTGAAGGTTTGGAACAACAACTGGAGTATGTGAAATCTCAACTAGAGCAAGCGCAACAGTCTGAGATTCGTCGTTTGGAGCAGGAAAAAGACCGTAGTAGAAATGAAGCAGAGCAGCGAGAACAGCGGCAGCGCTCGCAAATGCAAGAGCAGAGCAAAGTCTTGAGTGCTCTTTCTCCGGTACAAAAGAATCTTGAGACCTTGCAACAGAAGGTTGCTCAGATTGAAGAGGGCCGTAAACATGAGATGGGTATGCTGGGCGAACAGCTTAAAGGACTGGGGGATCAGCAGACGCGAC from the Bifidobacterium sp. genome contains:
- the clpB gene encoding ATP-dependent chaperone ClpB; this translates as MEQKFTRMSQEAISDAIQSASAAGNAQVDVLHLLDALLRQQEGSVPGLVAAAGADAHSIGAEVRNALVALPSASSSTATQPQASRQLSTAIAQAEKEMQDMGDEYVSTEHLLIALAVGPSQVADLLKRHGLTPKALREAVPGVRGGAKVTSADAEGTYKSLEKYSTDLTAQAKDGKLDPVIGRDQEIRRVIQILSRRTKNNPVLIGEPGVGKTAVVEGLAERIVAGDVPVGLQGKRLISLDMASMVAGSKYRGEFEERLKAVLDEIKSADGQIITFIDELHTIVGAGSAEGSMDAGNMLKPMLARGELRLIGATTLDEYRENIEKDPALERRFQQVFVGEPSVEDTVAILRGLKQRYEAHHKVTIGDDALVAAATLSNRYISGRQLPDKAIDLVDEAAAHLRMELDSQPEEIDELQRKVTRFEMEEMQLKKAEDPSSRARLEKLQADLADTRERLSGLKARWDEEKAGHNKVGDLRAQLDSLRVDADKATREGDLEKASRILYGEIPTIQKELAIAEEDADAQESQTGQAPDGADIAGGSAKEPMVPDHVDADSVAEIVADWTGIPVGRLMQGENEKLLHMEDFLAKRVIGQRQAIAAVSDAVRRSRAGISDPDRPTGSFIFLGPTGVGKTELAKALADFLFDDEKAMVRIDMSEYMEKASVSRLIGAAPGYIGYEEGGQLTEAVRRRPYSVVLFDEVEKANSEVFDVLLQVLDDGRLTDGQGRTVDFRNTILIMTSNLGSQFLVNDALDAEAKHRAVMDAVHAQFKPEFINRLDELVVFDPLTRDELGSIVDIQVSQVAKRLTDRRISLDVTDAAREWLADAGYDPAYGARPLRRLVQTEVGDQLARMLLAGSVHDGDTVLVDQTGGEHLELTVWPTDTLIDDATIHQIGDRPEAEGHTPDSESQR
- a CDS encoding HAD-IC family P-type ATPase, which codes for MGFDIFMLGATIVAAGALTWFVLWYFFSPTTDLASQPAPNDPSKQSRSFNSPSSDEAYAALYGDRTHEAAKLTRLVAVGIILTVIVFILGILSFFGTDNNDSWLHAAWIQSPWLQAILITPVMFYCGRPIHHIGLHAIAQRSPDINSLISIGTSAAYIYSLAVCLASDLMPEGSREPYFESVGVTIILVLLGRLMETKSRALSDSSVQHLASLLPKTAHVLPSTNVTDIDCSSAANLGVDVNSSALRTGSLVIVKAGEALPADGRIVSGEARIDESIITGEAEGRYKTSDDQVFAGTTALTGTIILRCTKVGSQSTLGSIVDVATHAQDNEAPVQRLTDRISQLVVPIVMLIAIWTFAIWIVIGPQPRLSHAVVTTINVLIIACPCALALVTPLSVSASVNLGASNGILLASARVLQQGTHIRTLLIDQAVIGNSEGNNTTASAALAVETLRAHDVRTVLLGSSDTASSIEQARELGIEEVIAAVNQRDKEAWVKRFIAESTPGHLVALASDGIENAEALNAADVGFAIGSGIDGMLQSADITVVNGDLRGIPKAIQLCDITVRNIRENFIWAMAFNLASIPIAVGVLYPFTGWLLNPVIAALAMALSSLCVVLNAHRLRHQVIRVTGGLGTSHSTTREPRILSRS